In Papaver somniferum cultivar HN1 chromosome 1, ASM357369v1, whole genome shotgun sequence, a genomic segment contains:
- the LOC113310009 gene encoding uncharacterized protein LOC113310009 isoform X2, protein MLLMVVDLHKWRNLGAFPKSTSRERRYNMFLEYITWDFSSPQALLAKCLIKILKEKDSYISLILAIRGLYPEVTVTRLVDECLHVIAINMDGSCQLSITRGTSADANIDEQVQVQI, encoded by the exons ATGCTATTGATGGTGGTTGATTTGCATAAATGGA GAAACTTGGGTGCATTCCCTAAATCAACTTCCAGGGAAAGAAGGTATAATATGTTTTTAGAGTATATCACCTGGGATTTCTCATCACCACAAGCTTTACTTGCAAAGTGTTTGATAAAAATCCTGAAAGAAAAGGACTCTTATATCTCTTTGATACTAGCAATTCGAG GCTTATATCCTGAAGTGACAGTTACGAGACTTGTGGATGAATGCTTACATGTCATAGCTATCAATATGGATGGTTCATGCCAGCTATCAATAACGCGGG GTACAAGTGCAGATGCAAATATAGATGAGCAGGTGCAGGTACAGATATAA
- the LOC113310009 gene encoding uncharacterized protein LOC113310009 isoform X1 has protein sequence MLLMVVDLHKWRNLGAFPKSTSRERRYNMFLEYITWDFSSPQALLAKCLIKILKEKDSYISLILAIRGLYPEVTVTRLVDECLHVIAINMDGSCQLSITRGMKSVSSSLDAQYMVLGNH, from the exons ATGCTATTGATGGTGGTTGATTTGCATAAATGGA GAAACTTGGGTGCATTCCCTAAATCAACTTCCAGGGAAAGAAGGTATAATATGTTTTTAGAGTATATCACCTGGGATTTCTCATCACCACAAGCTTTACTTGCAAAGTGTTTGATAAAAATCCTGAAAGAAAAGGACTCTTATATCTCTTTGATACTAGCAATTCGAG GCTTATATCCTGAAGTGACAGTTACGAGACTTGTGGATGAATGCTTACATGTCATAGCTATCAATATGGATGGTTCATGCCAGCTATCAATAACGCGGGGTATGAAATCTGTATCTTCTAGCTTAGATGCACAGTATATGGTACTTGGAAATCATTGA